In Rhineura floridana isolate rRhiFlo1 chromosome 1, rRhiFlo1.hap2, whole genome shotgun sequence, the following proteins share a genomic window:
- the CCNE2 gene encoding G1/S-specific cyclin-E2 isoform X3 — protein MSRRSSRLQAKLHQPCQDTSPPKLQVPECLQNRKRKAMQDPTIKEENNMRHQYEIKSCWPSTISGGISPCIIIETPHKEAANTDFSRFKKYRFRNLFINPSPLPELSWGNSEDVWFNILKKENKYSHCKHFTSLHSNLQPHMRSILLDWLLEVCEVYTLHRETFYLAQDFFDRFMLTQKNINKTMLQLIGITTLFIASKLEEIYAPKLQEFAYVTDGACSEDDIIRMELIILKALKWELCPVTIISWLNLYLQVDALKDVPKVLLPQYSQEKFIEIAQLLDLCILDVNSLDFQYRILVAAALCHYTSVHVVKRVSGLEWNSIAECVEWMEPFFKVAKKAPVKLKTFKKIAAEDRHNIQTHTNYLDILTHRQTLTHRGMPSYP, from the exons TCCATCAGCCCTGCCAGGATACGTCTCCCCCAAAACTGCAGGTGCCAGAGTGTCTTCAGAACAGGAAAAGGAAAGCAATGCAG GACCCCACGATAAAGGAAGAAAACAACATGAGGCATCAGTATGAAATTAAG AGCTGTTGGCCATCTACAATATCTGGTGGCATCTCCCCTTGCATAATAATAGAAACTCCTCACAAAGAAGCAGCAAACACTGATTTTTCCAGGTTCAAAAAGTACAGGTTCAGAAACCTCTTTATAAACCCATCACCTTTACCAGAATTAAG TTGGGGGAATTCTGAAGATGTCTGGTTCAACATTctcaagaaagaaaataaatattctcACTGCAAGCATTTCACATCTCTACACTCAAACCTGCAGCCGCACATGAGATCAATCCTATTGGACTGGCTTCTGGAG GTATGTGAAGTGTATACGCTCCACAGAGAAACTTTCTACTTGGCACAAGACTTTTTTGACAGATTCATGTTGACTCAAAAGAACATAAATAAAACCATGCTTCAGCTCATAGGAATTACAACGCTGTTCATTGCTTCCAAGCTTGAG GAGATCTATGCTCCCAAGCTACAAGAGTTTGCCTATGTTACGGATGGTGCTTGCAGTGAAGATGATATTATAAGGATGGAGCTCATTATACTAAAG GCTCTAAAGTGGGAGCTGTGTCCAGTAACGATAATCTCTTGGCTTAACCTTTATCTCCAAGTGGATGCTCTGAAAGATGTCCCAAAGGTGCTGCTACCTCAGTATTCTCAGGAAAAGTTTATTGAAATAGCACAG ctttTAGATCTATGTATTCTAGATGTCAATTCTTTGGATTTCCAGTATAGAATTTTGGTGGCGGCTGCACTCTGCCACTATACCTCAGTACATGTAGTTAAAAGAGTCTCAG GGTTGGAGTGGAACAGTATTGCAGAATGCGTAGAGTGGATGGAACCATTTTTTAAGGTTGCCAAAAAAGCACCAGTAAAACTAAAGACTTTTAAGAAAATTGCAGCAGAAGACCGGCATAATATACAAACCCACACAAATTACTTGGACATACTG ACCCACAGGCAGACTCTCACACATCGAGGGATGCCGTCCTACCCATGA
- the CCNE2 gene encoding G1/S-specific cyclin-E2 isoform X2: MSRRSRLQAKLHQPCQDTSPPKLQVPECLQNRKRKAMQDPTIKEENNMRHQYEIKSCWPSTISGGISPCIIIETPHKEAANTDFSRFKKYRFRNLFINPSPLPELSWGNSEDVWFNILKKENKYSHCKHFTSLHSNLQPHMRSILLDWLLEVCEVYTLHRETFYLAQDFFDRFMLTQKNINKTMLQLIGITTLFIASKLEEIYAPKLQEFAYVTDGACSEDDIIRMELIILKALKWELCPVTIISWLNLYLQVDALKDVPKVLLPQYSQEKFIEIAQLLDLCILDVNSLDFQYRILVAAALCHYTSVHVVKRVSGLEWNSIAECVEWMEPFFKVAKKAPVKLKTFKKIAAEDRHNIQTHTNYLDILDEVNYEVAVAVRGQLSPLSTGGIITPPKSSEK; this comes from the exons TCCATCAGCCCTGCCAGGATACGTCTCCCCCAAAACTGCAGGTGCCAGAGTGTCTTCAGAACAGGAAAAGGAAAGCAATGCAG GACCCCACGATAAAGGAAGAAAACAACATGAGGCATCAGTATGAAATTAAG AGCTGTTGGCCATCTACAATATCTGGTGGCATCTCCCCTTGCATAATAATAGAAACTCCTCACAAAGAAGCAGCAAACACTGATTTTTCCAGGTTCAAAAAGTACAGGTTCAGAAACCTCTTTATAAACCCATCACCTTTACCAGAATTAAG TTGGGGGAATTCTGAAGATGTCTGGTTCAACATTctcaagaaagaaaataaatattctcACTGCAAGCATTTCACATCTCTACACTCAAACCTGCAGCCGCACATGAGATCAATCCTATTGGACTGGCTTCTGGAG GTATGTGAAGTGTATACGCTCCACAGAGAAACTTTCTACTTGGCACAAGACTTTTTTGACAGATTCATGTTGACTCAAAAGAACATAAATAAAACCATGCTTCAGCTCATAGGAATTACAACGCTGTTCATTGCTTCCAAGCTTGAG GAGATCTATGCTCCCAAGCTACAAGAGTTTGCCTATGTTACGGATGGTGCTTGCAGTGAAGATGATATTATAAGGATGGAGCTCATTATACTAAAG GCTCTAAAGTGGGAGCTGTGTCCAGTAACGATAATCTCTTGGCTTAACCTTTATCTCCAAGTGGATGCTCTGAAAGATGTCCCAAAGGTGCTGCTACCTCAGTATTCTCAGGAAAAGTTTATTGAAATAGCACAG ctttTAGATCTATGTATTCTAGATGTCAATTCTTTGGATTTCCAGTATAGAATTTTGGTGGCGGCTGCACTCTGCCACTATACCTCAGTACATGTAGTTAAAAGAGTCTCAG GGTTGGAGTGGAACAGTATTGCAGAATGCGTAGAGTGGATGGAACCATTTTTTAAGGTTGCCAAAAAAGCACCAGTAAAACTAAAGACTTTTAAGAAAATTGCAGCAGAAGACCGGCATAATATACAAACCCACACAAATTACTTGGACATACTG GATGAAGTCAACTATGAAGTAGCTGTTGCAGTACGAGGCCAATTATCACCATTGTCTACAGGAGGAATAATTACCCCTCCAAAAAGTTCTGAAAAGTGA
- the CCNE2 gene encoding G1/S-specific cyclin-E2 isoform X1, with amino-acid sequence MSRRSSRLQAKLHQPCQDTSPPKLQVPECLQNRKRKAMQDPTIKEENNMRHQYEIKSCWPSTISGGISPCIIIETPHKEAANTDFSRFKKYRFRNLFINPSPLPELSWGNSEDVWFNILKKENKYSHCKHFTSLHSNLQPHMRSILLDWLLEVCEVYTLHRETFYLAQDFFDRFMLTQKNINKTMLQLIGITTLFIASKLEEIYAPKLQEFAYVTDGACSEDDIIRMELIILKALKWELCPVTIISWLNLYLQVDALKDVPKVLLPQYSQEKFIEIAQLLDLCILDVNSLDFQYRILVAAALCHYTSVHVVKRVSGLEWNSIAECVEWMEPFFKVAKKAPVKLKTFKKIAAEDRHNIQTHTNYLDILDEVNYEVAVAVRGQLSPLSTGGIITPPKSSEK; translated from the exons TCCATCAGCCCTGCCAGGATACGTCTCCCCCAAAACTGCAGGTGCCAGAGTGTCTTCAGAACAGGAAAAGGAAAGCAATGCAG GACCCCACGATAAAGGAAGAAAACAACATGAGGCATCAGTATGAAATTAAG AGCTGTTGGCCATCTACAATATCTGGTGGCATCTCCCCTTGCATAATAATAGAAACTCCTCACAAAGAAGCAGCAAACACTGATTTTTCCAGGTTCAAAAAGTACAGGTTCAGAAACCTCTTTATAAACCCATCACCTTTACCAGAATTAAG TTGGGGGAATTCTGAAGATGTCTGGTTCAACATTctcaagaaagaaaataaatattctcACTGCAAGCATTTCACATCTCTACACTCAAACCTGCAGCCGCACATGAGATCAATCCTATTGGACTGGCTTCTGGAG GTATGTGAAGTGTATACGCTCCACAGAGAAACTTTCTACTTGGCACAAGACTTTTTTGACAGATTCATGTTGACTCAAAAGAACATAAATAAAACCATGCTTCAGCTCATAGGAATTACAACGCTGTTCATTGCTTCCAAGCTTGAG GAGATCTATGCTCCCAAGCTACAAGAGTTTGCCTATGTTACGGATGGTGCTTGCAGTGAAGATGATATTATAAGGATGGAGCTCATTATACTAAAG GCTCTAAAGTGGGAGCTGTGTCCAGTAACGATAATCTCTTGGCTTAACCTTTATCTCCAAGTGGATGCTCTGAAAGATGTCCCAAAGGTGCTGCTACCTCAGTATTCTCAGGAAAAGTTTATTGAAATAGCACAG ctttTAGATCTATGTATTCTAGATGTCAATTCTTTGGATTTCCAGTATAGAATTTTGGTGGCGGCTGCACTCTGCCACTATACCTCAGTACATGTAGTTAAAAGAGTCTCAG GGTTGGAGTGGAACAGTATTGCAGAATGCGTAGAGTGGATGGAACCATTTTTTAAGGTTGCCAAAAAAGCACCAGTAAAACTAAAGACTTTTAAGAAAATTGCAGCAGAAGACCGGCATAATATACAAACCCACACAAATTACTTGGACATACTG GATGAAGTCAACTATGAAGTAGCTGTTGCAGTACGAGGCCAATTATCACCATTGTCTACAGGAGGAATAATTACCCCTCCAAAAAGTTCTGAAAAGTGA